TCGTCGTCACCCACGACCAGCAGGAAGCTCTGGCCATGGCCGACCGCATCGCCGTCCTCAACGACGGCAAGGTCGAACAGCTGGGCTCGGCGCAAGAGCTTTACGAGCGGCCCAACAGCCATTTCGTGGCCAATTTCATCGGCACCATGAACTTCTTCGAGGGCAAGGCCGTCGCCGGTGGTGTCGAGGTCGCGGGCCTGGGCACCCTCAGGGGCGTTTCCGGGGACGGCGAGGCGGCGGGGACAGCGACGGCGGCGGTGCGGCCCGAGCGCATCCGACTCCACGGCGCCGAGCCCGAAGCAACGGACGGCAATGTCATCGCCGGCCGGGTCGAGGGCTTCACCTACCTGGGCAACGTGGTCAGCGTGTTCATCCGCGTCGAGAGCCAGGAGAAACCGCTCACGGTGCTGGTCGACAACCTCGAAGCCCACACCCTGGCCCTGGAACCCGGCGCCGCCGTCTGGTGCGCCTGGCCGGTGGAGTCGACCCGGGTTCTGGTGCGTTAAACTACATGGCGTGGAGCTGCTTTCGTTGGGGGTCGACGAAGGGGATGGGGGCGGCCTTGGCGCTGCACTGCACGTTCGGGCCTTTCAGCTCCAACGCCGTTCCCTCGACGGCGGTGGAGGGAATGAGGTGGACCAGGGCCAGGGACTTTCCGAGACGGCGTGAATAGGCCGGCGTGGTGACGTGGCCGACGGCCTCGCCGGCGATGGAGAGTTCGGCGCCGTGGTCCACCACGTCGTCATGGTCGGCGATGATGCCGTAAAGCTTCACCTTCTCCTTGCCCTCGAGTTCGAAGAGGGCCTGCTTGCCGCGAAAGTCCCCCTTGCGCCGCGACACCGCCCAACCGAAGTCGACCTCCCAGGGCGTATTCTCCTCGGTCGCCTCCGCCCCGTAGGCCATGAGCCCGCTCTCGATATGGACCATCTCGAGTCCGCCGAACGAGATCGGCCTGAGTCCGAGGGGTTGACCGTGTTCCATGAGCCCTTGCCACACCTCGACGACCTGGTCGGCGCCGACATAGATTTCATACCCGCGTTCGCCGGAATATCCGGTGCGCGAGATCATCATGTCCTTGCCGAGGAGGGTGGTGTTGACGTGGTGGCAGAAGACCAGTTCGCGGAGATTCGCGCCGGCATGGGCGTCGAGCAGTTCCACGGACTTCGGCCCCTGGACGGTGATCACATGCGTGTCGTCGTCGCCTTCGACGTCGAGATTCCGGCCCCGGGCGTATTCCCCCAGCAGCTCGCGGGCGGGACCGATACTGCTCACCACCAGGAAGTGATCCTCGGCGATATGGTAGATGTAACCGTCGTCGCAGAAGTGGCCGTCGTCCTTCAGGATCGGGCAATAGCCCGCCTTGCCGACGGGGATCCTGGACATATCGCGGGTGACCAGGTAGTCGACGGCGGCCAGTGCGTCCGGTCCGCGGACATGGATCTTGGTCAATGCCGAGGTATCCCACATGCCGACGGTCTGGCGAATCGCGTCGTGCTCGAGGTGCGGGTCGCACGGATAGGCGAACGCCACGGCCATGTCGTTCCACTCTCCCATCTCCGCGCCGAGCGCGCGCACCGTGGCGTCGAGCGCCGAAATCCGTTTGGCCATGTTCGTGTTCTCCTCGTAATGTAGGTGGAGGGCGAGTCGAATGTGGGTTACAAAATAACCGTCAGGCAGGGAGAATTTCCAGATGAGTGAAGGCAAGACAATCGCATTTTTTCCGGAGGCTTGCTATGGACCGGCGCTGAACTCCGTCGGGATCGCCCAGGCGTGCGAGAAACTGGGGCACAGGGCGGTCTTTCTGACCGACCCGGGACTCTCCGGTGTTTACTCGGGCTATGGTTTCGAGGAACACGCGGTCAATATGTCCGAGCCGATGTCGCCCGAGGAGATGGCCAAGTACTGGACCGACTTCATCGACGGGCACATCCCGAATTTCGGCAAGACACCCTACGATCAGATCGACAACTACGTGAAGGAGTGCTGGGCCAATATCGTCAATACCTCGGTTTGGGCGGAGAAGGACCTCCCCGGTGTTATCGACCGGGTAAAGCCGGATCTGATATGCATAGACAACGTCATCCTTTTCCCCGCCTGCAAGCAGTACGGCGTTCCCTGGGTGCGGATCATCTCTTGCAGCGAGAATGAGATCACCGACCCGGATATACCGCCCCACCTCTCCGGTTGCGGCGAAAACGATCACCAGGCCCACAAAGCCTATTTGGATCGCTTCAACGAGGTGATCGGTCCAATTCACGCGGATTTCAATGAATTCCTGAAGGAATGCGGCGAAGAGGCCTATCCCATCGGTGAATTCTTCGAAGCCTCTCCCTACCTGAACCTGCTGCTCTATCCGGAGCCGGTGAGATTCAAACGGCGGAATCCCCTGGATCCGAAGCGTTTTCAATATCTGGAAGGCTGTGTGCGCCAGGACGCCCCCTACGAGATTCCGACGTTCGACCGCGACAACGACGGGGCGTTGATCTACCTCAGCTTCGGCAGCCTTGGATGCGGCGATACCGATCTGCTGAATCGAATCATCGAGGAGATGGCGAAGCTTCCATACCGCGTCCTGGTCAACGTCGGCGACTATCTCGATGCCTATCGGGATTTACCGCCCAACGTTCACGTGCAGGAGTGGTTTCCCCAGCCGACCGTGATTTCGAAAATGGATCTGGTGATCCATCACGGCGGCAACAACACCTTCACCGAATGCCTGTACTTCGGCGTCCCGGCGATCATCATGCCTTATGTCTGGGACGGCCATGACAATGCCACGCGGGTCCAGGAAACCGGCCACGGCTTCAAGATGCACCGCTCCAACTGGCAGCCGGAAGAGCTGAAGGCCAGGATCGAAACCTGCCTCAACGATACCGCCATCCAGGCCAAGATGGCGGCGACGTCCGCTTACATGCATCAATCCAATGGTCCGGAAAGGGCCGCCGGACTGCTCGATCAGTTGCTGAAGGATCACGGCTGATGGCGCATCGCGGTCTCTCGTCATCGGCGCCGCACGTCGCCCCGGCGGCCACCGTCGGCGACCTGACGGACTTTGGCGATCAACCGGATATGGTTGAGGGTCAGTCACACTCCAGCGGCATATTGCTGTGGGCGAGCGACGATAAAAAATCCGAATCGGGGTTATGGGTGTGTACGCCCGGAACCTGGCGGTTGAGCCTGCCTGGCGATGAGCTGTGTCATTTCATCTCGGGCCGCGCGACCTATACCAGCGACGACGGCGAGGTCATCGAGGTCACCCCCGGCACCGTGGTTCATTTCCTCGAAGGGTGGAGCGGCCGGTGCGTGGTCCATGAAACCATTCGAAACGTCTACATGCTGCGCTAGGGGCACCGATGAAAACACCCGTGCTGAAAGACCCGCGTACCGTCGCCGCTGAAATCGACTGGGGCGTCATTCCGACGATGATCGAGGGCGAATCCCATAACTCCGGGATTCTGATCCATGAAGGTCCCGACGGCGAATCAGAGACCGGCGTGTGGATCTGCACGCCGGGTTACTGGGAGTGTCATGTGACGGCGGACGAGTTCTGTCATTTCCTCGAGGGACGCTGCACCTACACCCATGAATCCGGTGACGTCATCGAGATCGTACCGGATACGGCGGCCTTCTTTCCCAAGGACTGGAAAGGCACCTGCCGGGTTCACGAAACCATCCGCAAGGTCTATATGATCCGCTAGGAGCATGGCTTCCCCGTCACTGTCGTTCCGATACGTGGCGAATTGGAGTTTACGGTTACAACTGCCACATCCAGCCATTCCCAGATGGTGCCCTGGTCCAAGGTCACGACCGTTACCGTGGAATGCGGCGCGCGGATCGGTGGGTCAATGATCGTCGACGTGAATCGATATCAGATGTGAGTCAACGACCGTTTTGATGCTGTGGACGGCTCCCGCCACCGGCATCGTGAACTTCCGGATATGGCTAGAAGCAGCGGTTCCAGGTTACCACGGAGCATAGCAGCTTTACCCCCGAAACCAGACATCCGCTCGATCGCAATGGGGCAGGGTCACGCTTCCTGGGCAAGAGGTCACGCTTCTCCTTTGTAACCTCTATGAATCAAGGGCTTAGGGAAGCAAAGAGGTCACGCCTTTCTGCGTGGCCGTCCACAGAATAAACGATGCAGAAGGCCTAAGTTCTTTCGTGTGATTTAGCGCGCCGCTGTGCTTCGGCGTGGGTTACACGGAAGAGGTAAGGACTATGAAGAATCTTGACCAGAAGGAACTAGCGGAGCGCTGGCTGATTTCGCCGCGCACGCTAGAACAATGGCGCTGGCAAGGCCGGGGACCACGATATTTGAAGATCGGTGGCCGCGTCATCTATCGGTTATCGGACATCGAAGCCTTCGAGGCGGCCAACCTCCACGCCAACACAGTCGGCC
This genomic window from Candidatus Glassbacteria bacterium contains:
- a CDS encoding aminomethyl transferase family protein, whose product is MAKRISALDATVRALGAEMGEWNDMAVAFAYPCDPHLEHDAIRQTVGMWDTSALTKIHVRGPDALAAVDYLVTRDMSRIPVGKAGYCPILKDDGHFCDDGYIYHIAEDHFLVVSSIGPARELLGEYARGRNLDVEGDDDTHVITVQGPKSVELLDAHAGANLRELVFCHHVNTTLLGKDMMISRTGYSGERGYEIYVGADQVVEVWQGLMEHGQPLGLRPISFGGLEMVHIESGLMAYGAEATEENTPWEVDFGWAVSRRKGDFRGKQALFELEGKEKVKLYGIIADHDDVVDHGAELSIAGEAVGHVTTPAYSRRLGKSLALVHLIPSTAVEGTALELKGPNVQCSAKAAPIPFVDPQRKQLHAM
- a CDS encoding cupin domain-containing protein yields the protein MAHRGLSSSAPHVAPAATVGDLTDFGDQPDMVEGQSHSSGILLWASDDKKSESGLWVCTPGTWRLSLPGDELCHFISGRATYTSDDGEVIEVTPGTVVHFLEGWSGRCVVHETIRNVYMLR
- a CDS encoding cupin domain-containing protein, translating into MKTPVLKDPRTVAAEIDWGVIPTMIEGESHNSGILIHEGPDGESETGVWICTPGYWECHVTADEFCHFLEGRCTYTHESGDVIEIVPDTAAFFPKDWKGTCRVHETIRKVYMIR
- a CDS encoding glycosyltransferase, with the protein product MSEGKTIAFFPEACYGPALNSVGIAQACEKLGHRAVFLTDPGLSGVYSGYGFEEHAVNMSEPMSPEEMAKYWTDFIDGHIPNFGKTPYDQIDNYVKECWANIVNTSVWAEKDLPGVIDRVKPDLICIDNVILFPACKQYGVPWVRIISCSENEITDPDIPPHLSGCGENDHQAHKAYLDRFNEVIGPIHADFNEFLKECGEEAYPIGEFFEASPYLNLLLYPEPVRFKRRNPLDPKRFQYLEGCVRQDAPYEIPTFDRDNDGALIYLSFGSLGCGDTDLLNRIIEEMAKLPYRVLVNVGDYLDAYRDLPPNVHVQEWFPQPTVISKMDLVIHHGGNNTFTECLYFGVPAIIMPYVWDGHDNATRVQETGHGFKMHRSNWQPEELKARIETCLNDTAIQAKMAATSAYMHQSNGPERAAGLLDQLLKDHG
- a CDS encoding helix-turn-helix domain-containing protein, producing MKNLDQKELAERWLISPRTLEQWRWQGRGPRYLKIGGRVIYRLSDIEAFEAANLHANTVGPVDGGIQEEPSHGIR